The Dioscorea cayenensis subsp. rotundata cultivar TDr96_F1 chromosome 8, TDr96_F1_v2_PseudoChromosome.rev07_lg8_w22 25.fasta, whole genome shotgun sequence genome segment AGTCTCTTTGTATTTCtagaaaattcaattttttttttttaaaaaattaggatGGTTGTTTTCACATGCTCTCAGATTTCTTGTGgtttgtaaattaataaaataaaatcaaaatacatCTTTGAGATTGTAAGTTGGAATAGTTCATTAATTCTCACTGTGCTTTCCTGATTCTATTTGCCCTTTTTTGTTTCTGCAGCACCATTTCAATTGATTTGGAAGGAGCTCCATTTGGGTAATTTGCCATTCTCATTAGTGATGTATCTAGATTGTtgtcaatatagaatttaactGGTTTGTCATGAATGAGTTGTTCTGACTACGTTGGGTATTGTTACTTGTATGCAGAAATGTGGCTTCATTTAGTGATGGATTACCAGGGGAAGGCCTTGGCATCCCCTATTTTTATTTGACAACATTGGATCCAACTGCAAGAGATGCGCAGAAAGATGAGAGATCATCGTTTACTATTAGCGAGTTTCCAATTGGATCTTGCGGCATGAGAGATCCTGAGAACCCTGCTTGTGCAAAACTCACTCTTACTGGAAAGGTACGCATTTCATGATGggaatagttaaaaaaaaaaataaatctgatTTTAGGTGTGAAGTTCATTTGGTAATATGActaatgtgtgtgttttattGGGTAATCAACTTTTGAACATTCCAATCCTTTCATAGACAGATTTATACATGAAGGTCTGCATCATCCTAAGGTTGTATTCGCAGTGAATGCTTTGTTGCTGGTATGTTTTTGAACATCTCCTGCCAATAATCCTTGAAATGGACATTGAATGAGTTTTGGCGGACAGGATTTCTTTTAGGTTAAATTATCTCACATTTGCATAAACACCCTTCAGGTTTTCTTTTGTGTTGAGGTGTAAATTGACCTATCTTGTATGCGATCATTTGGTCAATTGCATAGTAATGAGAAAATGGAACTCCTCAAAATAATGTGCGTGTTCAAGGTCGGGTTGCTTCCAATCATCCTAAGAGGTCAGTAATTTTAGCATAATAATTAAAGAAGCTTAATTAGTTGACATTGTATATGTCACTGATTTGGCAAATAACCTTTTCACATCTTTTGTGTGTGGATTGGGCAAGTGGCATCATAATCTAAGGTTCGATGGTTTCTATATAGCTTTGGTAAATATAGTACTTAGCTTTTGGCCACCTTCCTATTGTTCGTCTTGTCACATCCCTCAGTCAGTTTCATGCACCTTTGATATACCTTGCCACAAACTTCATTTCTCAAATATTATTTTGCTTCTATGAGGCAAATGTCTTTCTATGGAAAAGCTTAGGTAGAATATAGTGTTCACCACATCTACTGCtcaataattaattttcccATGTCACTTTGCCCAAGTCTTTGCCATAGTTGTCGTTTTCTTTGCTGTTGGAGAAGTCTTTCTCATCCAATAATAATGAATAGTAATTAACTTTCTTTGCGTTAAAACTGTCAATTCAATACAAGACATTCTCTTCCTTGCCAATGCCTACACTAAACCATAATATTGCTACCTTGAGTGGTGGGCAAACAGGCCTTTCTTAACCATTCTAGAAATGCATTCAGTTCTTTCCAAGTTTAATTTCCTTTGCAAGAAAAGTAGTTGAAATTACTTTTGTGTCAATTAGTACCTGGAGATTGTCAGGTGGTTGTGTGAGTAAAACTAGCTGCGATTAATCATTTGATTATTGTTAATGAAGAAATTTTGAAGTTTATCTTAAGTATTGGCTCAGTCTGACagttcttatttgttttcctaTGAGCCATGGTTGGCTACTATTGCGTAGTGGTTTGTGTTTCAAGTTCCATCAGCTGAAGATGCTGCAATATGgaatattttgatgtttgttcTCCATATCTGATTTAAGTTGCCTGTTTTTGACACAATCATCGATATCACAGCTGAAATTGGTTGATGTCCATTCTGCTGAATGGGAGTTTGCGAAACTAGCACTTTTCTCAAAGCATCCTGAGATGGAAAGTAGGTTTTACATTGTCTCTATTCTACTAGTTATCAATTCTAGATCCTGACTTTTATACAACAAAGGAAAACTCAGATTAAGCTACTTTTATGGTGTCGCTTTTGCTATTTGTGGTTGCAGGTTGGCCAGAAGACCACAAGTTCCAAATATTCAAATTGGACATAGAGAATATATTTCTGGTTGACTGGTTTGGTGGTGCCAAGCATATCTCTCCAGCTCAGTACCTTGACTATAGCATGTGAGTGTAAATTTGTTGTGCTTCCATCATCAAGCAGATAGAAATCACCAAATTTTAATACTTAATACTTTTAAGCCTGGAAgacaaccaaaaacaagaagaagttgGACTTTGTTGTCTTATAAAGAATTTCATTAAGATTATTCAACTTTTGAGTGTATTTAATGAAGTTGATGAGCCTCTAATATGTTGCAGGAATCAAGATTCCTTAATGTCCCAGGCATGAATGAAAGCTTGTGTGTGATATAAAATTGTTCTCACTACTTTGTCATCATGTACATACAAGACTCTGCATAAAAACAAGGATTGTTGCAGGAACCAAGATCCCTCAATGCAACAAGATTCTACTGTCTATTACCATAAGCTTGAATACTATATTCCTTGTAGTTTGCTGTGTAAATAAGAATTGTTGATATTATCTGAGCTTGTTGCTCAAATAACCAGTAATGCAATATGTGGATGCTGtcttacattttattttgagttttactGTGATTTAGATGTTTGGTCTGTTGGTTTTGGGCAGGTCCATTCAGAGAGATCCATAATTAAGTCTTCTTTTTCCTAggtgaaaaaaaattcaattatttttactcCATCTCAATTTGATATGATAAATTGAGAAAAACAAAGTAGTTGTTTTGTTGTGTTGGAGGAATAATTagatttgtgattttttattaaaagatacAAATGCATATTTTGTTGGGCGTAAATCACACAAAACAAAttgttcattttaaattttttttttataaccatAGAGAAAGTCTGACCTTCTACTTGGGTgatattattgattttagtATGTTTGgtgaatttatatataacaaattaattttatttaggtGTGAGCAGAGACCGGAACTAATATATAGCatcacacacccttgtgtcgCTGCTTAAAGCAcacaaattagaaaataaatttctGGTCTTGTGCACGTACTGTGCTTATCACATttgtcataatatatatatatatatatatatatatatatagagggcGCATCTACAAACATTTATAcattcaaaatttacaaatgctTTTCACATTTGTCCATTGTTCAATGAACAATATTATTGTACTTGTAAACAATAGCACAATAAAAAAGTGGATGTATAgtattttttatctaaattgtTAGATTGTGATCGTCACATTAACTCAATCAATTTGAACCGATCAATCTTATTTCCACCAACACTTATAGGAATGAGAAAACAAgacaccatcatcatcaacaacaaaagGACACTCTGAGCGCTCTCATCTGTTCTCTCTGAGCGCTCTCATCTGTTCTCTCTCCCTCGtcccccttgccatggcaagcgggggccAGCCCCAGCCTCCTGGCAACCCCAGCAAATCCTGGAAACAAATCACATCCTCGCTTACTCAATCTCTTGATAATTCCCCACTTCACAATGTTCAGCTATTAAACAAGCTCGAGAGTCAGCGACCGGTTTCATCCCGGTTGAACACGGATGCCATTAATCGTGGACGCTCGTTGTTCCAGCACGCTCTATATGGTAAACTGCTCGGTAAGCCTCCTGCGTTTGATCAGGTCAAGTCTACGCTCCCGGCTAAGTGGTCGGGAGTTCGGAGAAATTCTCATTTCGAGATCTTCCAAAGCGGGTTCTTCTCGATTCGTTGCTCTACGGAGCGGCGATCACGACATCTCCTCTTGGGACGGACCATGGTCGGGTGAGCGGTATTATCCTCGCAACTGTCGCCATGGAAGCCCTTCTTCGAGCCATCTTTTACTCAACTGAATACTGCCGTGATTTGGGTCCAATTTCATAACCTTCCTATCGAATGCTGGGATGGCGACACTCTTGATACCATTGCAAGTAATTTCGGCCAACTCATCAAAATCGATGAATTTACCTCAACCTTGACCAGATCCAAGTATGCCCGTGTTTGTATCGAGATCGATCTTTCTAAACCTTTATGCGAGAGGTTTTTGGATCGGGGATGACACTCATCGGGTTTTTCGTAGTCGTTATGTACGAGAGGTTACCGAGCGTTTTTGTTATTCTTTGCGATGCGATCGGGTCATGGAAAGTCGTTCATGTGCCTCGTCGTTGTCTAGTGGTGCCGGGTGGTTCCCGGCTGCCCTCTCGCCGCGTGCGATCGCCCGGTAGAGGGATCCATCCGGTATCCACCGACAACGGCACGGCAAATGGACATCTCCGACCCCTTACCCGCCCTCCTTCTTTTGACCCGTCGTCGGTGACCGATCGATCTTCACGGAGACCGATTCACGGTCCTTGGTCGCTCGTTACTCGCCCGGGCGTGGCGCGCTCGGGTCGCGGAGGTAGCACTCGTGCTGATCACGTGACCTCGAACGCTGCAGCCGAGCCGAGTGCCGTTGCCACCGAGTTCCGAGGCACCGCTTCTCATAGCTTACGTGGCGGCTTCAGAGGCAATAGCAGTGGGCGGTTCTCTAGTTCCCATGTGCATCATGACAACCCTTACCCtactcctctaacttcctctctCCCTGTCCCATCGAACCCTCCCACTACCATCGATCCTCGCATAGAGATTCCTTGCCCTGTCTCTGATGGCGCCATCCCCCCTCCCAATGTCACTGTAGACGTCACTCATGCCCCTAACTTTATTAATTCCTCGGGCTCTCCAACACGAAACTTCTCTCCTCTCTTGGCTCGAGACGTTGGAATGAACGATATGGGTCCCCATGCCTCTCTTCGCCCTCAAGTTACGTTACCCTCTGACACCCCCTTGAACTTCTCCCCTTCTCGCCCTGACAGACCTCCTGCTCAACCAAATCCATCTCATCATTCTAGCTCCCCTCCCCCAACCCTTCGGTCTTCTCTTTCAGGCACTCCTTCCTCCTCCTCTATTGTTGCTTCTTTTCATGAGACCCTCGTCGAAAAGGTTTCCTCTGCTCTTGCTGAAGAGAATATGGAGGAGGATGGTTCCGACGAAGATGAGTTCTCTGATGACGAAGACGATGACATGTCCAACGACGATTACCCCGATGACAACATGACTCTCAACCAATACCAAGATGAAGTTAGAAGGGAAGCTCTCATTAGGAAAAGTTCTCTTGAAGCTAGCACTTCTCCGAAGAAAGGAAGGGTTGATCCAGGGTGTTCAAGCGCCTAACTTTACTTCTATTGCTCTTCGATGTTCTTCTTTTAAGGGTGTATTTGTTCCTGCTCCCCtttcaatatttgtttttatgattaCGGCTAATATATTgtgttggaattgtaggggtcTCTCGTCGCGGGACACCACTTCTAGGATCCTTCGTCTCATTCGCTCTCTGAAGCCTCTCATCGTCTGTCTAGTGGAAACTAGAGCTAACTCCGATCGTGTGGATCGTTTTTGTAAGTATATCCGCAATCGTTGGGATTGGGCAGCTATTTTGTCTGAAGGGTTCTCAGGAGGTATTATTGTCCTCTGGAACCCCGTCGTCGGCCTGGTTACCCCTTTAGCTTTCTCCCGTCACGCTCTTCACTTGGTTGTTTCTTCTACTTCGTCCACTCACTTTATCATTTCCGTGGTTTATAACTCTGTTTCTTGTCATAGACAACGTTTCCTCTGGCGTGAACTTTCAAAACTTGCTTTTCTTGATCAGCCTTGGCTTGTGGTGGGAGATTTCAATTCTATCCTCTCCCGGAGCGAGCATAGGCGGTGCCTTTACTTATTATTCTCGTAAATCTCGTttcttcttggatttttgtCGATCAAAATAACTTATTGGACTTAAAGTTTTTACGGTTCCCCTTACACCGGTGCAACAATCAGTCTGGTCAAGCTCGTCGTTGGGCTAGACTTGATCGTTGTTTGGTGAATCTTAAGTGGAGCGACAATTTTTCGAGTCCTACACTCTTAAACATCTTAACCCGATCTTTCTCCGAtcattctcctctttttttcttaCTATTAATAATCATCATTCTCATAAAAaggtatttttttagatttgagaatttttggttttgatttgttGGGTTGTCACAGTAGCGGTTCGAGGGATGCTGGAACTTTTTCCCCTCATGGAAATCCCATGCACACCTTTACCCATCTCCTGTCTCGTACCCGGCATAATCTTAATTCATGGCGTCTTTCTGGTATTAATAATCTCGAATCTTGCCTCAAACTCACTGAGAATTATGTCAATTTTTCTAGAAGCGTCTCGATCTCAATCCTAATTCTCAAAAACGCCTTGATGGACCACTACGCTAAGCTTTTACGCTGCGGCGTCGATGCAACATTAAATGGGCTCGAGATCTAGATTTTTTTGTGGATCAAAGACGGTGATAGAAATACTCGCTTCTTCCACGCTATGTCCCGCGCGAGGTCGCACAATAATTTTATTCCCCAAGTTCAAGACATTAACGGTAACACTTGTTGCGACCACGCAGGTATTGAACATGCCTTTTTTAACTTCTTTTATAACTTGTGGAATGCTCCTTCTATTGTTACTACCAATGTCGCTGATGCTTTACCCCCCAATTTGCCCAAACTCTCTGAGTCGGGACAAGTTCCTTCTCATTCGAGAGGTCACTAAGGGACGAAGTCCTTCGTGCTCTTTCGACCTTCCCTCTTGGTAAGTCTCCTGGGCCTGATGgttttaatgttgaattttacAAATTCTTCTGGCCCTTTATCGGTGATCATCTTTTCATGGCTATTTCccacttttttaaaaatcctaTCATGCCTGCCTCCTGGGGCCAAACCTACATTGTTTTAATCCCTAAAGTTGATAAACCGAATCGTGTTTTACGATTTTTAGGCCTATCTCTTTATGCAATGTGTGTTTCAAGGTTATCTCCAAAGTTCTTGCTAATCGGTTAAAGAAAGTTATTCCTTATCTTATTGGGCCTGAACAGGTAGGTTTTGTGAATGGTCGGGTGTTCTTTTTGACAATATAATTACCATGCAAGAGGTAGCCCACTCCATTGAAAATGATTCTGCaaacccccctaggatgataaTCAAGTATGATATCGCCAAAGCTTACGATACTTTAgactggagtgcaattcttgccattcTTTCCAGAATGAATTTCCATTCCACTTGGATCACCTCGGATCAATGCCCCTTGCAGGGccaattctttctctttttgattAATGGCTCTCCGACCCCTTGGTTCGAGTCCTCCCGTGGTGTCCAGCAAGGTGATCCTATTTCTTCTTATCTCTTCATTTTTAGTTTCTCGGGGTTCTCACTACGCCTCTTAATTTTGGTTTTACTGATTAATGCTATCCCACGGTTTTTGAGCCtaaattaattcataatttCAATCACCCTCATGTACTGTCGATGATCTCATTCTTGTGTCTCATGCTTCTCGTAAGGCTGCTAGAAACATTCTGGCTTGCATGTCTTTTTATTCCTCTGTCTCTGGTCAATGTCCTAACTACTCTAAGTCTCAAATTTTCTTCCCTTCTTGGTTTAACAAACACGTTATTAAGAGTATCTGTTCCATTTTAAAGCTTAACCACGCGTCTTTTCCCTTCAAATACTTGGGCATCCTTATCTCCCCTAAACGTCTTAATGTTAATGTTTTTAAGCCTATGATCGATAAAATCAAACGCACCATCTCTAAATGGTCTAGGTTTCATCTCTCCTTTGCTGCCAAACAAATTCTCATTAATTCCACTCTCTTGTCTTTTCCAGTTTACATAATGTCTGTCTATCCcattcctacttctattgtcgCAGATATTTCTAAAGTGGTTAGAAATTTCTTCTGGTGTAgaaatggcaatggaaagggcatccataacGTATGCTGGAAATCTGTGTTGACAGGTAAATCTGAGGGGGGTTTGGGAGTTAGGGATCTATCTCTTGCAAAACATTCGTTAATggctaaacatatttttaaatatttgaacaaCAACCATTCTATCTGGGTTGACATTCTCAACGTTAAATATGGGAAAGTTAATTTTTGGCAAGGCTCCATCCCTGCTAAATGCTCGTGGTTTTTTCGTGGGTTATGTCATTCGGCTAAATATATTAAGCCTTTTTGCAAAATCAATGCTGTTAACCCTGAGCGCACTTCGTTTCTTTGGGACCCTTGGATCTTTGACACTCCGGTTGCATTTAAGCCTACATACATTAATATGGATGTTGATCTCCCTAACGTTGCTATGTCGGATTTGGTTTCGGATAATCTGTGGGATCTTAACTCTCTCTCCCTGATCTTTGGTGAGATGACCAACACGTTTAATAGCGAATCTGTTTCGGTTGTTCCTGACCTTGATAATCATTGGATTTGGCTGCCTAAACCCAGTTCCTGTAAAATCTCTTCAGCTGTTTACCACCATTTAAATAACCAATCTTCATTTTCTGATCCTTGGGTTGGTTGGAAGCACTTATGGAAAATCCCTGTTGCCCCGCGTGTTAAGCATTTCATCTGGTTATGCATCAAAGGTCGTTTGTCTACTTTTGCCTTTCTTAACCAACTAAATATTGGTCTGGATCGCCCCTGCATATTCTGCGGTCTTCACCGTGAAACCATCAATCACCTTTTTAATGACTGTTCTAGTGCTCAATTCGTTTGGAATCAAATCATGATCAAATCTAATCAGACCTTCAGCTTTCGGGACGATTTCCAAGCGGGCGATTGGATCTTAACTTATCATACCTCTCCGATCATTCTTGCTCTCATCGCTGCTGGCGCTTGGTTTATCTGGATTTGCAGgtgtaattatgtttttaagcATGAGAGACCGAATCTCATTATTCCTGTGTACAAGACCATTGCTCATACCAGAGATTTTGCTTACGGATCCCGCGTCTCCATCGGTAGAAACTTCATTCAGTTTAACTTCTCTTGCACGGACGGCCCTTTCCTCTTCACTCACGTTATCGTCAACCACGATCTTCAGGTTAGGTCTGTCGGCTTTTTTATCTCCGATGCTTATTCTTGTATCTCTCTCGCAGGATGCGTGTCGCAGCCTTCGTTGGACACTTCTTGCGATGAGATTTTCGCCATTGAGATTGCTCTATCGACTGCCCTGGCGCACTGCTTCAATGTCAAAAGAATTTTCTGTTCCCATCATGGTGCTTTGGATCTCCTTCATCGCATACGACTCTACTCTCTCTTGGAGATACCCGACCTCAAATCAGCAATCTCATGCTCCTTTTGGACTCCAGCCTACATCCAATCATTGACTGTATACCTCTTCTCTGGTTCAAACCGGCTTCCGATCTCGCTTCTCTGGGATTTCGTCATCAGCACCTGAATCTCTTCCTCTCGGGACGTGATCTCCCTCGCTGGATCATGCGATCGATCCTTTCTCTTGGTTTTTCCttcttgtaatttttcttttcttcagctGTTGTTactcttcctttttttctagTGTTTTTTAGCTTCTGTTTTTTGCTTCTAATAAATTCAGCTTCTCGGTTGAGaagttcttccaaaaaaaaaaaaacacttatagGAAATTTTATACAAACCAAACATGCACTCAATCAACCCTTCCTCTTCATGTCTCCTGATCATCTCCATTAATTTCAACTTGCAGACATTCTATGAACATCTGTAATTGACGTATATTATATGCACATGACACTAGTATATATTTAtgcatatctacataattaaaatttgttgatattttttttttttttaaaaaaacccattTTACAAAATATCGTTAGAGATATATTGTGCGTGTGCGTGTGCGCGTGCGCGTGTGCGTGTGCGCGCGTGAGGCGGTGCAAACTTGCAGCTATTAATTCAAACGGCAAACGAGATTCTTGCGCGAAGGGTCACCAAAGAGAAGCCATCGATCGATCGGCAGAGGagggattcttgaagatggccACGAGGATGCTCAATCTGATAGCCAAACGTGGCAGCGCGCTCAAGATCACCACAAGAATCCCCAGCTCGACCTTTACCTTCTTGGTTTCCCCTTCGTATGCGGCTGCTTCTCGTTCTGGTGATCTTCTTCCCAACTATTCCATGCCTAAATGCGCCAATTTCTTCTCATTCTCATTGTTTTTCAATGCAGGGCACCTGTTTGATCAGCGTCCCTGGCGATCCGAGCCGATTGGTTCCAACTCTTTGTTTCCGGCCGTCTTGGTTGCTGGTGCCCTTGGAATTGGATCAGTTGGAATTTCTTTGGCTGATGCTGGCGAGGTATGGGACTGttgctttctcttcttcatcttcaaatttgatttgaactGAACTTTTGTTGTTCATTCTTCCCGCAGGAAGACCGCCAAGCCAGTGCTGCATCCGAAGATGTAGTTTTGCGGGAAAGGCAGCGATTGGAAGAGTTTCTTAGGAGTAAGGGCATGCAGCCTGGCTCATATCCACCTTTTGTGGTTGCTGTTAAGGGCCAAAAGGTTCTAActttggtcttttttttttcccccttttttcggctatttatttgtttgaatgtaTCTGTGATGCTTTCTGTGCAAGCATTTACGTTTTATCAGTTACTATCGTTTCTTGTTAACCGTTGATTTGCATGTTGATGGGACTTCATCAAGCAGTTGAAATGCTTGTGTTCTGTTTAATTGTGTCTTAAATAGGTTTGTGGTTTGattaatgatattatatttattacttgAGGTACTTGATCTGTTGCATTGCGGCATTGCCACCTATATCTTGTAGTTGGATTCCTGTCATCACTATGAATCATGGGACTTGTATAATAATCTCATTTGATAATCTCACTGACACCCAAAGACGAATAGTAGGAAACTTATCTCTATCAAATTGTGCGCATGTATCACTAGGTTGGTGTTGCGTTTAGTTTATGGGCTATTACATTTTGGAAATATAATCTTTAAGGTCATGCTAAAAATTTATCTTATCACTTAGTACATATTTTTAGGATATTTCTAAGGGACCTGAGTTGCATTCTGAACGATTGTTGTGACCTAGAAACTTCTAGTATGTATGAGTAAATTGTGGAGTTGATATTAAACTATAAGCAAAAAAACCTGAATTGGGTTTCATATCTTTATGGGGCAATAATCTCATGGTTATCAGAATGCAAAATGCAAATGAGCTCTTAGTCTTTAAAAAACAGTTTAGAGTGTTTAGTGAAAACCTGGCTTTCGTAATGGGCTTGAATGAGTTTTTCCCACACTTGAAGGATATACTCTTGGAATTTGGGTTTTTTTGGAcatatcataaaattttaatttttagaccaattggaattttttttttaaactagaaTTTATAATTAAccctatattaaataaaaattggctATATGGGGTTGTTAGATTTATTTGCCAAGTGAACTTATTATGAGCGATATTTGAAATGCCAGTCAAAAGTTCATGTTGAGGTGGCTATTCTTTTGTATAATTTGTGCTGCAATTCAAAGTGCTGACATGTGACATGCATTGAAGTTGTTGCTTCGATTACTGTCCTGTGTATCAGACACGTGCTGATTTGAAGTGTCGACATTTTTCATACCTTTGTTTTGACCAGATTAACCTGTTTGACATAAGCATGGTAAAGGTTTCCTTTTAGGATGCAGACTTTTTTCAGATAAATGAAGTTCAAGCAGGTACAATGGCCACATTAGGCAATAGAGTAAGGATTGAAGTGGAAAATTTTCCTTCTCCCCTCATAAAGTCTTGTATTTTCGAGGAACATTTGTAACATTTGGCTAGTGGAACCAAATACCAATTTTTTCatgtcttgaatttgattttattccttctgctcaataaataaattcttttgcttGTTGATGAAACTTTCACATGAactaattttcattttgtatttgaGAAGGCATTGCAGCATGCCATCATCTTGTTCTTCCGAATGCTCTATTTCTAGCTCTAAAATGTTATGAGcccttttaaaatatttgtaggTCACTGTCAAATTCAAAGTTCCTCCAACTTGTGAAGTATCACTCCTCATTGCAAATCTTGTTTCACGTCTTGGATTGAAGGTGGAAGGAGTTGGCGGTGGTTCAGAAATGTTAATGCGTGCTTGGAACAGGTTTAAATCAGTATATTTTTCACTTAATTTTCCTATCCTCAGTTCTCACTTGTTTGACATGATTTTGTTGTGATAACTAAATTCCTTAATTTGTTTCACATTTTTATCTGATCAATAAATGTTCGTCATAGTTTTCCTAGTTACTCTTCACATTTTAAGTCCCagaaaaattttgtttaatgttattTACTGCAGGACTTGAGTAATGTATTTGCTTTTAAAGTAGAGTAATTGCTGAAGTGATTTATTATTGGTGTTAGTTGTTTAAAGATATACACATTACACGGACATGATTTGCTAGAGTTATAATTTTGTATGCCTAATTGTGGatcatttttttccaaataaaatgTACGTGCAAGTTGTTTACCAAAGAAGGGAATCAACTAATGTCATCAAGATAATTACGCATgatataataatacaaaatgaataaaagatgcaGACTGTTTAAGTAAGAATGTTCGGTGGAAGATAAACTAGAAAAAAATGCATTGCAATTATAACACTCGAGCTTGAGTTGTAGTTTGATGCTTCATGTTGTAGGTTTTAAGGCATTGAATTATATTATTCATACTGTAATCTGAAAATATGttccattatatatatcatGCTATAATTTTTGTGCGAAGGTTATGAAAAAGATTATATCTTGCCTGATTTTCGTATTTGAATATGATGCATTGTTATGggtatgcatatatttttttag includes the following:
- the LOC120267871 gene encoding protein CREG1 — protein: MESFIRSFFFFLLAFFLLFILQFPPSVIGSYPGKPAPSDAAATARWLASQNSWGVLSTISIDLEGAPFGNVASFSDGLPGEGLGIPYFYLTTLDPTARDAQKDERSSFTISEFPIGSCGMRDPENPACAKLTLTGKLKLVDVHSAEWEFAKLALFSKHPEMESWPEDHKFQIFKLDIENIFLVDWFGGAKHISPAQYLDYSMNQDSLMSQA
- the LOC120267188 gene encoding uncharacterized protein LOC120267188; translated protein: MAKHIFKYLNNNHSIWVDILNVKYGKVNFWQGSIPAKCSWFFRGLCHSAKYIKPFCKINAVNPERTSFLWDPWIFDTPVAFKPTYINMDVDLPNVAMSDLVSDNLWDLNSLSLIFGEMTNTFNSESVSVVPDLDNHWIWLPKPSSCKISSAVYHHLNNQSSFSDPWVGWKHLWKIPVAPRVKHFIWLCIKGRLSTFAFLNQLNIGLDRPCIFCGLHRETINHLFNDCSSAQFVWNQIMIKSNQTFSFRDDFQAGDWILTYHTSPIILALIAAGAWFIWICRCNYVFKHERPNLIIPVYKTIAHTRDFAYGSRVSIGRNFIQFNFSCTDGPFLFTHVIVNHDLQVRSVGFFISDAYSCISLAGCVSQPSLDTSCDEIFAIEIALSTALAHCFNVKRIFCSHHGALDLLHRIRLYSLLEIPDLKSAISCSFWTPAYIQSLTVYLFSGSNRLPISLLWDFVIST